A DNA window from Purpureocillium takamizusanense chromosome 9, complete sequence contains the following coding sequences:
- a CDS encoding Amidase (COG:J~EggNog:ENOG503P017): MVVADANMCKSITRSDWVARYFWNNAGFGTIKDMPELDDMPYTFHPVVTPLGKTGPMLEFGPELVTPRASSASSSSSSGSKGRYYTAADYHALYKSGAATPLQVAQALLPLTLPSKDADAPRGRYEDAWADAHGNEGLALEAARASTERWKAGKPLGVLDGVPVGVKDDVAVAGYRNHYGLKYNPDVPWFKVHDESAWPVKTLQEAGAIVLGKLRMHEMGSDTNGLNVAQGTPTNHLNNAYYPGGSSSGPASAVSAGLIPIAVGTDAGGSVRIPATFNGIYGLKTSQHRTVFMNHTMCITGPIAATVADLTIAYRVMSQPNPDCATQGRFALSLPPAPSAKKTMGVYRDWWRHADPRVAAACDAAVDWLAAERGYEVIDISIPYLVEAQLAHGTICIAEMAEHLRRRAGGDPANWLSLVGPANRITLSVARQTPAGDYLKYNALRTLLMRHLAFLFQKHPGLLIVTPVTPLVGWPRVPGDESRGLNDANTTLRSMMYIFLANMTGTPSLSAPVGYVEPDQGEGKLSVGLLATGEWGSEEQLLSWAAETEEYLHDVYEGGRRKPDAWLDAINVAKASKD; this comes from the exons ATGGTCGTCGCTGACGCAAACATGTGCAAAAGCATCACGAGATCCGACTGGGTTGCCCGCTACTTCTGGAACAATGCCGGCTTCGGCACCATCAAGGACATGCCCGAGCTCGATGACATGCCCTACACGTTCCAT CCCGTCGTGACGCCGCTGGGCAAGACGGGGCCCATGCTCGAGTTCGGCCCCGAGCTGGTCACGCCTCGGGCCTcttccgcctcctcctcctcctcctccggctccAAGGGACGCTACTACACGGCCGCCGACTACCACGCGCTCTACAAGtcgggcgccgccacgcccctgcaggtcgcccaggcgctgctgcccctgacgctgccgagcaaggacgccgacgccccccgCGGGCGCTACGAGGACGCCTGGGCCGACGCGCACGGCAACGAGgggctcgccctcgaggccgcccgcgcctcgacggAGCGCTGGAAGGCCGGCAAGccgctcggcgtcctcgatgGCGTGCCCGTGggcgtcaaggacgacgtcgccgtcgccggctaCCGGAACCACTACGGCCTCAAGTACAACCCGGACGTGCCCTGGTTCAAGGTCCATGACGAGTCTGCGTGGCCCGTCAAGACCCTGCAAGAGGCtggcgccatcgtcctcggcaagcTGCGCATGCACGAGATGGGGTCAG ACACCAACGGGCTCAAC GTCGCCCAGGGCACGCCGACCAACCACCTCAACAACGCCTACTACCCcggcggctcctcgtcgggcccCGCGTCGGCCGTGTCGGCGGGCCTCATCCCCATCGCCGTGGGcaccgacgcgggcggcagcgtgcGCATCCCGGCCACCTTCAACGGCATCTACGGGCTCAAGACGAGCCAGCACCGGACCGTCTTCATGAACCATACCATGTGCATCACCGGacccatcgccgccaccgtcgccgacctgaCCATCGCCTACCGCGTCATGTCGCAGCCCAACCCCGACTGCGCCACGCAGGGCCGCTTCGCGCTATCGctaccgcccgccccctcggCCAAGAAGACCATGGGCGTGTACCGCGACTGGTGGCGGCACGCCGAcccgcgcgtcgccgccgcctgcgacgccgccgtcgactggctcgccgccgagcgcggctACGAGGTCATCGACATCTCCATCCCctacctcgtcgaggcgcagctcgcccacggcACCATCTGCATCGCCGAGATGGCCGAGCacctgcggcgccgcgccgggggCGACCCGGCCAACTGGCTGTCGCTCGTCGGCCCCGCCAACCGCATCACCCTGTCGGTGGCGCGCCAGACGCCCGCAGGCGACTACCTCAAGTACAACGCGCTGCGCACGCTGCTGATGCGGCACCTGGCCTTCCTCTTCCAGAAGCACCCGGGCCTGCTCATCGTGACGCCCGTGACGCCGCTCGTCGGGTGGCCGCGCGTCCCCGGGGACGAGAGCCGCGGGCTCAACGACGCCAACACGACGCTGCGCAGCATGATGTACATCTTCCTCGCCAACATGACGGGCACGCCGTCCCTGTCCGCGCCCGTCGGCTACGTCGAGCCAGAccagggcgagggcaagcTGTCCGTGGGCCTGCTGGCCACGGGCGAATGGGGcagcgaggagcagctgctgAGCTGGGCCGCCGAGACCGAGGAGTACCTGCACGACGTGTACGAGGGAGGGCGCCGGAAGCCCGACGCGTGGCTGGACGCCATCAATGTGgccaaggcaagcaaggACTAG
- a CDS encoding uncharacterized protein (EggNog:ENOG503NXBF): protein MVLEYLSLETGRMLSDTFDAFRGEQTRRERLLRGISRLMLSLARVPQARIRSFQFHDDGTVTLTNRPLSCSVMILENDGAPRTMVRDETYSCTDAFVSDMLTFHDHRFLSQPNAIYSENDGRGQMAVTALLRVLSHRHVRRDLRNGPFVLQLTDLHASNLLVDDEWNVTGLIDIVCTCALPLEMLEAPYWLTGCAIDDVEGDEMGRFDEVRWEFMRMFE, encoded by the coding sequence ATGGTGCTGGAATACCTGAGCCTCGAAACGGGCCGCATGCTATCAGACACCTTTGATGCGTTTCGCGGAGAGCAAACACGGAGAGAACGGCTCCTTCGAGGCATTTCGCGCCTCATGCTCTCCCTCGCACGCGTTCCACAGGCGCGCATCCGATCCTTCCAGTTCCACGACGATGGCACAGTCACGTTGACAAACAGGCCGCTCTCCTGTAGCGTCATGATTCTAGAGAATGACGGCGCTCCCCGTACTATGGTGAGGGACGAAACGTACAGCTGCACAGACGCGTTCGTGTCCGACATGCTCACTTTCCACGACCATCGCTTTCTAAGCCAACCAAACGCCATCTACAGCGAgaacgacggccgcggccagatGGCAGTGACAGCCCTGCTCCGCGTCCTGTCCCACCGTCACGTCAGACGAGACCTGCGTAACGGGCCATTTGTGCTGCAGCTCACCGACCTGCATGCGAGCAACCtcctggtcgacgacgagtggaACGTGACGGGCTTGATCGACATTGTGTGCACATGCGCCCTGCCTCTGGAGATGCTCGAGGCACCGTACTGGCTGACGGGCTGTGCCATTGAcgatgtcgagggcgacgaaaTGGGCCGCTTCGATGAGGTGCGATGGGAGTTTATGCGCATGTTTgagtag
- a CDS encoding uncharacterized protein (TransMembrane:8 (i46-69o89-108i120-138o172-195i221-246o252-272i279-297o317-340i)~EggNog:ENOG503Q3J2), translated as MQPAYAENANLNNSFDQGYAHRQGLTPSAPSRSVHRDSMGFIKTKWSAAFMGVTTLQAIICLVFEAYVFAKFQTSLGANNDSLEVQSQYKTIPTFLTLFIFGFLYELVVVWDALRMKNTIQVIGVSIANLALLVYTAIQIEQIQHAIEILGEKNALKPEIPYKILWGDVKSYLIAIPAIIGFATVCMAFISWKLYQEFAWDILKNIGADYRMKKRFLHYQIYIALLKFDFFFFLGFIIQFVVVVAQKSDPEFALTIATIPITIGILLGAAFCTRRENKPGMIIVIILYLGGLSYFVFKLVRIWQPSHKESYTAVRKSLTAFAVITILLIILTIINAIICLRNFDNGLKAHLISSRKVEEKPDAHSISLHDVKPQIPSRMTID; from the exons ATGCAGCCCGCCTACGCCGAGAACGCGAACCTGAACAACAGCTTCGATCAGGGCTACGCCCACCGCCAGGGCTTGACCCCTTCGGCCCCATCGCGGAGCGTTCACCGCGACAGCATGGGGTTCATCAAGACGAAGTGGtccgccgccttcatggGCGTCACCACCCTCCAGGCCATCATTTGCCTAGTTTTTGAAGC ATATGTCTTCGCCAAGTTTCAGACCAGCCTCGGAGCGAACAATGACAGCCTCGAGGTTCAATCGCAATATAAGACAATCCCGACCTTCCTGACACTCTTTATTTTCGGCTTCTTGTACGAGCTGGTCGTGGTTTGGGACGCGCTGCGCATGAAGAACACCATTCAAGTCATTGGTGTGAGCATCGCCAACCTCGCCCTTCTGGTCTACACCGCAATCCAAATCGAGCAGATCCAGCATGCGATCGAAATATTGGGTGAAAAGAATGCTCTCAAGCCAGAGATCCCCTATAAGATACTCTGGGGCGACGTAAAGTCTTACCTCATTGCCATCCCGGCCATCATTGGATTTGCGACTGTGTGCATGGCTTTCATTTCATGGAAACTCTATCAGGAATTTGCCTGGGACATTTTGAAAAACATTGGCGCCGACTATCGCATGAAGAAGCGTTTCCTTCACTATCAG ATCTATATTGCGCTTCTCAAGttcgacttcttcttcttcctcggcttcATCATCCaattcgtcgtcgtcgtcgcccagaaGTCGGACCCCGAATTCGCCTTGACCATCGCTACAATCCCCATCACTATCGGCATCCTCTTGGGTGCAGCATTCTGTACGCGCAGGGAGAACAAGCCAGGGATGATCATAGTCATCATCCTCTACCTGGGCGGCCTGTCCTACTTCGTCTTCAAGCTCGTCCGAATCTGGCAGCCGTCCCACAAGGAGTCGTACACGGCCGTGCGCAAGTCTCTGACCGCTttcgccgtcatcaccatcttACTCATCATTctcaccatcatcaacgccatcatctGCCTGCGCAACTTCGATAACGGGCTCAAGGCTCATCTTATTTCCTCgcgcaaggtcgaggagaagcCCGACGCACACTCAATCAGTTTGCACGACGTCAAGCCCCAAATTCCCAGCCGCATGACGATTGATTAG
- a CDS encoding Amidase (COG:J~EggNog:ENOG503P017), protein MACPWASRTTSPSPATGTTTASSTTRTCPGSRSMTSLRGPSRPCKRLAPSSSASCACTRWGQTPTGSTYGNPLPGFPPFPPSHHVLPHSGMAAETDRTPSPQVAQGTPTNHLNNAYYPGGSSSGPASAVSAGLIPIAVGTDAGGSVRIPATFNGIYGLKTSQHRTVFMNHTMCITGPIAATVADLTIAYRVMSQPNPDCATQGRFALSLPPAPSAKKTMGVYRDWWRHADPRVAAACDAAVDWLAAERGYEVIDISIPYLVEAQLAHGTICIAEMAEHLRRRAGGDPANWLSLVGPANRITLSVARQTPAGDYLKYNALRTLLMRHLAFLFQKHPGLLIVTPVTPLVGWPRVPGDESRGLNDANTTLRSMMYIFLANMTGTPSLSAPVGYVEPDQGEGKLSVGLLATGEWGSEEQLLSWAAETEEYLHDVYEGGRRKPDAWLDAINVAKASKD, encoded by the exons atgGCGTGCCCGTGggcgtcaaggacgacgtcgccgtcgccggctaCCGGAACCACTACGGCCTCAAGTACAACCCGGACGTGCCCTGGTTCAAGGTCCATGACGAGTCTGCGTGGCCCGTCAAGACCCTGCAAGAGGCtggcgccatcgtcctcggcaagcTGCGCATGCACGAGATGGGGTCAG ACACCAACGGGCTCAACGTACGGCAACCCCCTCCCAGGTTTCCCCCCGTTCCCACCATCACATCATGTACTCCCACATAGTGGCATGGCAGCCGAGACTGACAGGACTCCTTCTCCCCAGGTCGCCCAGGGCACGCCGACCAACCACCTCAACAACGCCTACTACCCcggcggctcctcgtcgggcccCGCGTCGGCCGTGTCGGCGGGCCTCATCCCCATCGCCGTGGGcaccgacgcgggcggcagcgtgcGCATCCCGGCCACCTTCAACGGCATCTACGGGCTCAAGACGAGCCAGCACCGGACCGTCTTCATGAACCATACCATGTGCATCACCGGacccatcgccgccaccgtcgccgacctgaCCATCGCCTACCGCGTCATGTCGCAGCCCAACCCCGACTGCGCCACGCAGGGCCGCTTCGCGCTATCGctaccgcccgccccctcggCCAAGAAGACCATGGGCGTGTACCGCGACTGGTGGCGGCACGCCGAcccgcgcgtcgccgccgcctgcgacgccgccgtcgactggctcgccgccgagcgcggctACGAGGTCATCGACATCTCCATCCCctacctcgtcgaggcgcagctcgcccacggcACCATCTGCATCGCCGAGATGGCCGAGCacctgcggcgccgcgccgggggCGACCCGGCCAACTGGCTGTCGCTCGTCGGCCCCGCCAACCGCATCACCCTGTCGGTGGCGCGCCAGACGCCCGCAGGCGACTACCTCAAGTACAACGCGCTGCGCACGCTGCTGATGCGGCACCTGGCCTTCCTCTTCCAGAAGCACCCGGGCCTGCTCATCGTGACGCCCGTGACGCCGCTCGTCGGGTGGCCGCGCGTCCCCGGGGACGAGAGCCGCGGGCTCAACGACGCCAACACGACGCTGCGCAGCATGATGTACATCTTCCTCGCCAACATGACGGGCACGCCGTCCCTGTCCGCGCCCGTCGGCTACGTCGAGCCAGAccagggcgagggcaagcTGTCCGTGGGCCTGCTGGCCACGGGCGAATGGGGcagcgaggagcagctgctgAGCTGGGCCGCCGAGACCGAGGAGTACCTGCACGACGTGTACGAGGGAGGGCGCCGGAAGCCCGACGCGTGGCTGGACGCCATCAATGTGgccaaggcaagcaaggACTAG
- a CDS encoding uncharacterized protein (COG:S~EggNog:ENOG503P3J3), whose translation MDKLFSAGKDFLETQMQNQNQNQNQGQAGQHSQQQQSSGHQSQGGRRFDDDDDDELKTAQHEAASRAGSSGSSELFSQVLSAIGQRKGQLANEDIDEEDAARKHEEHYGNGPSRGDEKSLGTAAAYNAFKMFQQGGQGGGKQSQGAFLGMAMSEASKLFDQKNANGQVADGASKESTIQKAGEMAMKLYFKNQGQQQGGLLGMASKFIK comes from the exons ATGGACAAGCTCTTTAGCGCCGGAAAGGACTTTCTGGAGACGCAGATGcagaaccagaaccagaaccagaaccagGGCCAAG CAGGACAAcacagccagcagcaacagtcGTCGGGCCACC AGTCTCAAGGCGGTCggcgcttcgacgacgatgacgacgacgagctcaagaCGGCGCAGCACGAggccgccagccgcgccggctcctcgggcagcagcgagctCTTCTCCCAGGTCCTAAGCGCCATCGGCCAGCGCAAGGGACAGCTTGCCAACGAGGACATTGACGAGGAGG acgccgcccgcaagcACGAGGAGCACTACGGCAACGGCCCgtcccgcggcgacgagaagagtctcggcaccgccgccgcctacaaCGCCTTCAAGATGTTCCAAcagggcggccagggcggtgGCAAGCAGAGCCAGGGCGCGTTCCTGGGCATGGCCATGTCCGAGGCCAGCAAG CTCTTTGACCAAAAGAATGCCAACggccaggtcgccgacggTGCTAGCAAGGAGTCGACGATCCAAAAGGCGGGTGAGATGGCCATGAAGCTGTACTTCAAGAaccagggccagcagcagggggggctgctgggcatgGCATCCAAGTTTATCAAGTAG
- the wc2 gene encoding white collar 2 type of transcription factor (COG:K~EggNog:ENOG503NXAH): protein MSQTQPPPQGAANGADNPSYFGFPNLDLGSQASNEFASFFEGNMLGTFDDVQMLDTGDDAGPADFGPNSEPAHQGATDESIARAENQFNPAANNVPGAGPLPPGSFAQMSLSSGNTVTEFTKRRNWPAKVVEELKDFLHILDANGRVKYASPSVLSVAGYQPEEVSEVFLKDLIHPDDQGIFVSELNESIASGNPLRMFYRFKKKDGTYAIFEAVGHAHIASAKFAPNPNNQSPFCQAVFMMARPYPTKNAGLLDSFLEHKIENERLRRRIAELRREEEADADEAQRQWMQSQEGRSDITPSEDTAASSVTPFYRASTSDAMSQSDRNALNAALTRENLEGASAGSRPDSLRDKMARYEGSSHADTIEMLTGLRYQEGERSRGITTGNASPTLIKGDAGIAIPVDRDSRPGEKKKKLKTTEEYVCTDCGTLDSPEWRKGPSGPKTLCNACGLRWAKKEKKRNSVNASQPAQMADHAVG, encoded by the exons ATGTCCCAAACCCAACCCCCGCCCCAGGGCgctgccaacggcgccgacaacCCAAGCTACTTCGGCTTCCccaacctcgacctcgggTCACAGGCCAGCAACGAATTCGCGAGCTTTTTCGAGGGCAACATGCTGGGCACCTTCGACGACGTACAGATGCTCgacacgggcgacgacgccgggcccgccgacTTTGGTCCCAATTCAGAGCCCGCGCACCAAGGCGCCACCGACGAGTCGATAGCACGGGCTGAGAATCAGTTCAATCCGGCCGCCAACAATGTCCCCGGCGCTGGGCCCCTGCCCCCTGGCTCCTTTGCTCAGATGAGCCTCTCCAGCGGCAACACCGTGACCGAGTTCACCAAACGCAGGAATTGGCCCGCCAAGgtggtcgaggagctcaaggactTCCTGCACATTCTTGACGCCAATGGCCGCGTCAAGTACGCATCGCCCAGCGTCTTGAGCGTCGCCGGCTACCAGCCCGAGGAGGTGTCCGAGGTCTTTCTCAAGGACCTCATCCATCCGGACGACCAGGGCATCTTTGTCTCGGAACTCAACGAGTCAATTGCTTCTGGCAACCCTCTGCGCATGTTCTACCGCTTCAAGAAAAAGGATGGCACATACGCCATTTTTGAGGCCGTGGGCCACGCCCACATCGCCAGCGCCAAGTTCGCGCCCAACCCCAACAATCAATCGCCCTTTTGCCAGGCCGTCTTCATGATGGCCCGGCCGTACCCAACCAAGAATGCAGGCTTGCTGGACTCGTTTCTGGAACACAAGATCGAGAACGAGCGCTTACGGaggcgcatcgccgagctgcgcagagaggaggaggccgatgccgacgaggcgcagcggcAATGGATGCAGAGCCAAGAGGGCCGTTCGGACATTACGCCGTCCGAGGacacggccgcgtcgtctgTGACGCCTTTCTATCGGGCCAGCACTAGCGATGCAATGAGTCAATCGGACCGCAACGCCCTCAACGCTGCCCTGACCAGAGAAAACCTCGAGGGTGCTTCTGCAGGCAGCCGCCCAGACTCGCTGCGGGATAAGATGGCGCGGTACGAGGGGTCGTCCCACGCAGACACCATCGAGATGTTGACCGGGCTGCGGTACCAAGAGGGAGAGCGCAGCCGGGGGATCACGACAGGCAATGCGAGCCCGACCTTGATCAAGGGCGACGCAGGCATCGCGATTCCTGTTGACCGGGATTCCCGGCCtggcgagaagaagaagaagctgaagACGACGGAGGAATACGTCTGCACCGACTGCG GAACCCTGGATTCTCCCGAATGGAGAAAGGGACCTAGCGGGCCGAAGACGCTGTGCAACGCCTGCGGGCTGCGCTgggccaagaaggagaagaagagaaacTCCGTCAACGCGTCTCAGCCGGCCCAGATGGCCGACCACGCCGTGGGCTGA
- a CDS encoding uncharacterized protein (EggNog:ENOG503NXBF): MPPALDIDGRDLMSLLSVLDEEKKNINHLAPYWPATKSLYRHLWEQRRSIAGLVKHHLALGIQDTCIVLPPERWIRGSFNVCVLVDVRPGHASSSGRVIVRGPMPYKLAEARYSGSVN, translated from the coding sequence atgccgccggcgctggatATTGATGGCCGAGACCTCATGAGCCTCTTGTCGGTTCTCGATgaggagaaaaaaaacaTCAACCACCTAGCCCCCTACTGGCCCGCAACCAAGTCCCTCTACCGACACCTGTGGGAGCAACGACGCTCCAttgccggcctcgtcaagCATCATCTGGCACTAGGCATTCAAGATACGTGCATCGTCCTCCCACCCGAGCGCTGGATCCGCGGAAGCTTCAATGTCTGCGTCTTGGTCGACGTCAGGCCCGGTcacgcctcctcgtctggcAGAGTCATCGTGCGCGGCCCCATGCCCTACAAGCTTGCTGAGGCCAGATACTCCGGCAGCGTGAATTAG
- a CDS encoding Amidase (COG:J~EggNog:ENOG503P017) translates to MLEFGPELVTPRASSASSSSSSGSKGRYYTAADYHALYKSGAATPLQVAQALLPLTLPSKDADAPRGRYEDAWADAHGNEGLALEAARASTERWKAGKPLGVLDGVPVGVKDDVAVAGYRNHYGLKYNPDVPWFKVHDESAWPVKTLQEAGAIVLGKLRMHEMGSDTNGLNVAQGTPTNHLNNAYYPGGSSSGPASAVSAGLIPIAVGTDAGGSVRIPATFNGIYGLKTSQHRTVFMNHTMCITGPIAATVADLTIAYRVMSQPNPDCATQGRFALSLPPAPSAKKTMGVYRDWWRHADPRVAAACDAAVDWLAAERGYEVIDISIPYLVEAQLAHGTICIAEMAEHLRRRAGGDPANWLSLVGPANRITLSVARQTPAGDYLKYNALRTLLMRHLAFLFQKHPGLLIVTPVTPLVGWPRVPGDESRGLNDANTTLRSMMYIFLANMTGTPSLSAPVGYVEPDQGEGKLSVGLLATGEWGSEEQLLSWAAETEEYLHDVYEGGRRKPDAWLDAINVAKASKD, encoded by the exons ATGCTCGAGTTCGGCCCCGAGCTGGTCACGCCTCGGGCCTcttccgcctcctcctcctcctcctccggctccAAGGGACGCTACTACACGGCCGCCGACTACCACGCGCTCTACAAGtcgggcgccgccacgcccctgcaggtcgcccaggcgctgctgcccctgacgctgccgagcaaggacgccgacgccccccgCGGGCGCTACGAGGACGCCTGGGCCGACGCGCACGGCAACGAGgggctcgccctcgaggccgcccgcgcctcgacggAGCGCTGGAAGGCCGGCAAGccgctcggcgtcctcgatgGCGTGCCCGTGggcgtcaaggacgacgtcgccgtcgccggctaCCGGAACCACTACGGCCTCAAGTACAACCCGGACGTGCCCTGGTTCAAGGTCCATGACGAGTCTGCGTGGCCCGTCAAGACCCTGCAAGAGGCtggcgccatcgtcctcggcaagcTGCGCATGCACGAGATGGGGTCAG ACACCAACGGGCTCAAC GTCGCCCAGGGCACGCCGACCAACCACCTCAACAACGCCTACTACCCcggcggctcctcgtcgggcccCGCGTCGGCCGTGTCGGCGGGCCTCATCCCCATCGCCGTGGGcaccgacgcgggcggcagcgtgcGCATCCCGGCCACCTTCAACGGCATCTACGGGCTCAAGACGAGCCAGCACCGGACCGTCTTCATGAACCATACCATGTGCATCACCGGacccatcgccgccaccgtcgccgacctgaCCATCGCCTACCGCGTCATGTCGCAGCCCAACCCCGACTGCGCCACGCAGGGCCGCTTCGCGCTATCGctaccgcccgccccctcggCCAAGAAGACCATGGGCGTGTACCGCGACTGGTGGCGGCACGCCGAcccgcgcgtcgccgccgcctgcgacgccgccgtcgactggctcgccgccgagcgcggctACGAGGTCATCGACATCTCCATCCCctacctcgtcgaggcgcagctcgcccacggcACCATCTGCATCGCCGAGATGGCCGAGCacctgcggcgccgcgccgggggCGACCCGGCCAACTGGCTGTCGCTCGTCGGCCCCGCCAACCGCATCACCCTGTCGGTGGCGCGCCAGACGCCCGCAGGCGACTACCTCAAGTACAACGCGCTGCGCACGCTGCTGATGCGGCACCTGGCCTTCCTCTTCCAGAAGCACCCGGGCCTGCTCATCGTGACGCCCGTGACGCCGCTCGTCGGGTGGCCGCGCGTCCCCGGGGACGAGAGCCGCGGGCTCAACGACGCCAACACGACGCTGCGCAGCATGATGTACATCTTCCTCGCCAACATGACGGGCACGCCGTCCCTGTCCGCGCCCGTCGGCTACGTCGAGCCAGAccagggcgagggcaagcTGTCCGTGGGCCTGCTGGCCACGGGCGAATGGGGcagcgaggagcagctgctgAGCTGGGCCGCCGAGACCGAGGAGTACCTGCACGACGTGTACGAGGGAGGGCGCCGGAAGCCCGACGCGTGGCTGGACGCCATCAATGTGgccaaggcaagcaaggACTAG